CTGCTTGTCTTCCTCATACCCATCTACAAAAACCTTCCCGATCCGAAACTCTTGGAGAGCTGGACACCGCCTCAAGCCTCGGAGGTTTACGATGCAAAGGGAAGGTTGTACGGGACGATAGGCATCCAGAAGAGGTTTTACGTGAGTATAGACAAAATTCCCGAACACGTTATAAACGCCTTCGTTGCGACTGAGGACAGAAACTTCTGGCATCACTTCGGGATTGACCCTGTGGCAATAGTAAGGGCTGCAATTGTGAACTACAGAGCCGGCAGGATAGTTCAGGGAGGTAGTACGATAACCCAGCAACTCGCTAAAAACTTATTCCTAACTAGAGAAAGGACACTGGAGAGAAAGATAAAGGAGGCACTCCTTGCCATAAAGATTGAGAGAACCTTTGACAAAAAGAAGATAATGGAATTGTATTTAAACCAGATATATCTAGGGAGCGGAGCTTACGGCGTTGAAGCGGCAGCTCAGGTATACTTCGGAAAACACGTTTGGGAACTTTCCTTAGATGAGGCAGCGCTCCTAGCAGCTCTGCCAAAAGCCCCCGCAAAGTACAACCCCTTTTACCACCCCGAGAGGGCACTCCAGAGAAGAAATCTCGTACTGAAACGGATGCTAGAAGAAGGTTATATCACTCCAGAGCAGTACGAGGAGGCGGTGAATAAACCCCTGACGGTAAAAAAAGAAAACAAGTACAAATTCTCCGATTACTTCCTCGATATGGTGAAGAGTTACGTTTTTAACAAGTATGGGGAAATTGCATATAAGGGCAGGTTAAAGATATACACAACGATAGATTTGGACTACCAGAAAATCGCTCAAAAATCGCTTGAGGAAGGTTTGAAGAGAGTAGCAAAGATTATAGGACTTCCTTTCCTTCCAAAGTCCGAAGAAGATATGGAGCTCGCTTATGAGAAAGAAGCACAGTTAAAGAGATTAAAAAGAGGAAAGATCTACGTAGCTAAGATCTTGAAGTACGACGGAAATTTCATGAAAGTAGAAATCCACGGCAAAAAATTAAAGGGAGAAATAAAAGGGCTTAACACCGAAGGACATAAGTATGTTTTCGTGAAATACCTCGGAGGAAATAGGGCGGAGATAATTCCTGACCTTGAGGGGAGTTTAGTCAGCATAGACGTAAAAACTGGAGAAATAAAGGCTATAGTGGGAGGAAGGAGTTACGCCTACTCTCAGTTCAACAGAGCTGTAAAAGCCCTAAGACAACCCGGTTCAGCTATAAAGCCCGTGATATACCTGTCCGCACTTCTGAAGGGAATGACTCAAATTTCCACGATTGACGCTTCTTCCAAACCGTACTACGACCCCTCAAAGGGCGAAGACTGGATTCCCAAAAACTATGACGAAAAAGAATACGGAAACGTTACCCTCAGGTATGCTCTTGCACACAGTATAAATACCGCGGCAGTAAACTTGCTGGACAAAGTGGGTTTTGAACTAGTCCTGGAAGTTGGCAAGAAAGTAGGATTAGACAATTTAAAACCTTACTACTCTTTAGCTCTGGGAACGGTAGAGGTCACGCCCCTGCAACTCACTGCGGCTTATCAAGTCTTTGCAAACCTCGGAACGGAGTGTAAACCTTTCTTTATAAAGAAGATAGTGGATGAAAACGGAGAAGTGCTAGAAGAAAACGTACCAGAGTGTGAGGAAGTCCTTCCAAAGCCTGAAACGAGAGTACCCGTGGATATGCTCAGAGCCGTGGTGCTGGAAGGTACAGCGAGGAGGGCGAGTGTACTGGACAGGATAGTAGCCGGAAAAACGGGAACTACCGACGATTTTCAGGATGCATGGTTTGTAGGCTTTTCTCCATACATAGTGACGGGTGTATGGGTGGGGTACGACGTGAAAAAGTCTCTCGGAAAGCATATGTCGGGTTCAAGGGTAGCACTTCCAATATGGATAGACTACATGAAAGTTGTTACAAGGATGTATCCAAACGAGGACTTTGAACTCCCTCCTGAAAATATAGTAGTAAATATAAACCCTAAAGACCTTGTTCTCGCGGATGAGACTTGCGAAGGTGTCCCTATGGTTTTCGTAAAGGGAACAGAACCTCATATAACGTGCTCTGACTTGAATGCCATACTGGGACTCAGATGAGGTGGATTGAGGAGGAATTAAAGAGAATTAAGGAAGCAAACCTTTACAGGGAAAGGATACTCCTTGAGGGAGTAAAGGATTTCTGCTCCAATGATTACTTGGGACTTAGAAAACACCCAGAAGTTGTAGAAGAAAGTATAAGGGTTTTAAAGGAAGCAGGACTAGGTTCAGGTGCTTCTCAACTGGTTTCCGGATACACAAAGCACCACAGGGAACTTGAGGAAAAACTTGCGGAGTTTAAGGGAACTGAAAGCTGTGTTCTCTTCGGAAGCGGTTTTTTAGCAAACGTAGGAACGATACCGGCCCTTGTGGAAGAAGGAGATCTCGTCCTGAGTGACGAATTAAATCACGCATCTATAATAGACGGAGTAAGACTTTCTAAAGCTCAAAAAAGGGTTTTTAAGCATAAAGATTACGAGGAACTTGAGGAGTTTTTAAAGAAAAACAGGAAAAAGTTTAGAAGAGTTCTAATAATTACGGACACCGTGTTCAGTATGGACGGAGATGTAGCGGATTTGAAAAGATTAACACAGATATGTGAAGAGTACGACTGTATGCTTTACATAGACGAGGCGCACACAACGGGAACGATAGGAAAAGGCGGACTTGATTACTTTGGAATAGAACACAAAGAGTACATAATCGTTATGGGAACATTATCAAAGGCTTTAGGAAGTTACGGAGCTTTTGTCTGCGGAACAAAATTACTGATAGATTACCTTGTGAACAAAGCGAGGAGTTTAATATTCTCAACCTCTTTACCGCCTTCCGTGTGTGCAGGTGCTAAAAAAGCTATTGAGATAATAGAAGAAAATCCAAAATTAATTGAGTTTTTAAGAAAAAAAGAAAAGGAAATTTTAGAAATTTTGGAACAATTTTCTTTAGATTACAAATATTACAGCACACCTATAATTCCCATAATGGTTTACGACGAAAAAGAAACAGTAAGGATAAAAGAAGAACTTCTAAAGGAAGGTGTGTTTATTCAAGCTATAAGGTACCCCACAGTTCCTAAAG
The genomic region above belongs to Aquifex aeolicus VF5 and contains:
- a CDS encoding penicillin-binding protein 1A gives rise to the protein MKKLVIGILGIVIALFVGLLVFLIPIYKNLPDPKLLESWTPPQASEVYDAKGRLYGTIGIQKRFYVSIDKIPEHVINAFVATEDRNFWHHFGIDPVAIVRAAIVNYRAGRIVQGGSTITQQLAKNLFLTRERTLERKIKEALLAIKIERTFDKKKIMELYLNQIYLGSGAYGVEAAAQVYFGKHVWELSLDEAALLAALPKAPAKYNPFYHPERALQRRNLVLKRMLEEGYITPEQYEEAVNKPLTVKKENKYKFSDYFLDMVKSYVFNKYGEIAYKGRLKIYTTIDLDYQKIAQKSLEEGLKRVAKIIGLPFLPKSEEDMELAYEKEAQLKRLKRGKIYVAKILKYDGNFMKVEIHGKKLKGEIKGLNTEGHKYVFVKYLGGNRAEIIPDLEGSLVSIDVKTGEIKAIVGGRSYAYSQFNRAVKALRQPGSAIKPVIYLSALLKGMTQISTIDASSKPYYDPSKGEDWIPKNYDEKEYGNVTLRYALAHSINTAAVNLLDKVGFELVLEVGKKVGLDNLKPYYSLALGTVEVTPLQLTAAYQVFANLGTECKPFFIKKIVDENGEVLEENVPECEEVLPKPETRVPVDMLRAVVLEGTARRASVLDRIVAGKTGTTDDFQDAWFVGFSPYIVTGVWVGYDVKKSLGKHMSGSRVALPIWIDYMKVVTRMYPNEDFELPPENIVVNINPKDLVLADETCEGVPMVFVKGTEPHITCSDLNAILGLR
- the bioF gene encoding 8-amino-7-oxononanoate synthase produces the protein MRWIEEELKRIKEANLYRERILLEGVKDFCSNDYLGLRKHPEVVEESIRVLKEAGLGSGASQLVSGYTKHHRELEEKLAEFKGTESCVLFGSGFLANVGTIPALVEEGDLVLSDELNHASIIDGVRLSKAQKRVFKHKDYEELEEFLKKNRKKFRRVLIITDTVFSMDGDVADLKRLTQICEEYDCMLYIDEAHTTGTIGKGGLDYFGIEHKEYIIVMGTLSKALGSYGAFVCGTKLLIDYLVNKARSLIFSTSLPPSVCAGAKKAIEIIEENPKLIEFLRKKEKEILEILEQFSLDYKYYSTPIIPIMVYDEKETVRIKEELLKEGVFIQAIRYPTVPKGKARLRLTASLNYTRKDLEFLKNALEKVLKGRA